The nucleotide sequence GAGAATGCTCGGGACTATCTATATCCCAATTACCTCTTCTAATACCCCAGCTTTCGGTAAACTCGGAAGCTGATCTGGCTAACGATGGCTGACTAAGAGATCTAACTAGACTACCAGTTTCTTCATCGTCTTTGTCAAAATACCTTCTAGGTTTGTAATAGGAACTGCCATCGCTCATGTTATCGGGAACATCTTGTCGGGCAAAATCAACCATAATTTCGCTCATTGATCTAACATCCATATCAGATCTTAAACTAGACCTGGACGTTCTTCTAGAGTGTGCTAAAGGATCGGATGTGTAAGGTGCAAAAACTTCAGCTAGACGTACAGACGAGGCGTCCGAATCGTATTCGTATAGCGTTGGCAGAGAACTTCTTCTGCTACGAGTATCCCATTCGGATTTTCTACGGTAGCGATTCGACCCACCAGGAGCTCTTTGGTCGAATAATCGATCAGGGGGTGTTAAAACGCGTATGATGACGTCCCATTTCGGAGGATCGAATAATTTCTTGTATCTCTGATCTTTACGTATACTTTCGTAATCTTCTCTAGTAGAAGCTTCCGTCAGCATCGTACGCAATGTAGATTCGGTCGTGATGATTTTACGCCATTTTTTCTTATCCTCCAATGAGAGAGTTTGCTCACTTCGGTATTCTTTGGTTTCCGATGTTTCTCCTGGAGAATATTCCAACACTTTGACCAACGAATCCCAATTTTGAGGCGGTGGATTTGGCATTGGTATGTCTAAAGTTGAACGATATTGCTGTTCGAGGTCCATTTGCGTTCTATAACGTTCGTCTGATCTGCTAACCGCTGGTATACCGTAAATTGACGAGTTTTCGGAATGGCTTTCCCAATCAGTGGCGGTTTCGTCGCCGCTGGGTGAAGGAGCATTGGGATTCGGGTAGTTTCGAATTTCAACATCCCATTTAGTGGGTGGAGAAGGCGGCGGTTTTGCATGGTATTCGGTAACTTGGCGACGATGACGTTCGATATCCTCGATGGTTTTCTTTTCGGTAATGGTACGTAAGAATACGTCATCGACGAAATGAGAAGTTATCTCGGGACGACGTTGGATGACCAAAGGAGGTTCTTTTACTTCGGTATGCAGCTCAGTACGGTGGAAATCGTTTTCTTCCATGGTAGATCTGTCGAAAGTTTCTTCAATATACTCGGTCTTGTCGAATTTATCGTGTTTGCGAATAACTTCCGAATATATAGGAGGCGACTTCGTTTTAGGTGGTGTATGAATTTCTGGCTTGTACATGAACATTCTCGATCGTTCGGTCAATTCGACGGTTTCGTCTCGTTCGTGAATAGTGCTCAAATTACGCTCTTGCAAGATCAAACTACCCTCGGAATCGGACGACGGAGGACTAGGCGTTGGCGGAGGTAGGGGAGCTTTCTTAACCCTCATTTCGACGTTGAACTTGGGCTCTGGAGGTGGCGGCCTGTGTTTGATAGCCGAACCGGTGGTAACCTCCATTTCACTCAAGTGGCCGTATTGTTCTGAGAAGTACGAGCTCTCTTGCGCGTAAGCTCTGTTCTCGTAAGAACCGCTGGAGCTCAACGATCTGCGTAAACTTCGACCATCCATTTCTTCTACCTCGGAATGCGTTGTACTAGGCGATTCCGAAGGGTAATCGCTTGGCAGTGTATCGGCTCCACTAATAATGGCAACTTCGGATTCGCTAATGCTGGCAGTAGTGGTGATGAGTGTATGGGCTCTGGGGATCCTCAACCCATCGTACATCGAAAGGTTTCCTAAACTGGAATCCgatatttttgtgatttcagaACCAGTTGCTGGTACAGGATGTCTACGGATTACTTGAATTCTTTGATTACGAAGGCAGTAATATGATCCGGCTAATCCGAGTAGTACCAGAGATAAGAATAGAATTCCACAAATTATCAATAATATTTGAAAACCTTTCAGTGGTTGCTCGGATGGATGCTCGACCGGTAATCTGGAAATAAACACAGGAGTAAGTGAGTTcagaatgatttaaaaatacagtaaaacaattaattaaaatattaaaaaaaaaaaaaaaatagtagcgAATATAGACTACATAATTAGCGGTATCTCAAAATACCTAAATGAAGATTGATTTCATGTCTATATCAACTTTCAGAGTTGAAATAGTAACTTGCTATGACGGTGAGACTGAATTCCTAAGATTCCTTCGATTGTTTgtccattttccaattttatggacaaggtttgttatttttttttttgaacgataaaaatcGTGGTTCGAATTAATATTACAAAACAAACACATTCCAAAAATATTGTAACGAACTAACGATTCGAGTTCGCAAGGGACTCTTCGTTTTGCCAAAGTATGCTTCTGTCTCGTCCCTTCAAACCAGATACAAAGGTCACCAAATTCACTCCACTGTTGTTAAGGTTGCAGTGCAATACGAGTAAGGAATTAAATACAACAGAGACATCCCATTTATACTTACGTattatttcaaataagtaaataaaaaaaaatgaaatgaacttGATTCACACCTCTCCTCTGTCCCATAAAAAAAAGGACCATTCAATTGCACAAAGTGACCCAGCCACAAAacaacatttcatcattatttgaaacatcaaatatttgaaaaaaaaatttcgcaaccTAAAATAACTTTTCGTTTTATTCGTGACTTTGCCATAAGCAAACATTTTCATGATACGATACGTTACGTATATTCTTTGAGCTCGCTGTTTAACGACgccttttctcaaatttttagtaggtacgaAATAAGACGTGTACCTAATGTATGTTttacattttacttgaaaataaagTTCGAATATTAATAAAGCCCCGCAAAAAGTTTATATCTGCTTTATATACCGCTGGTATTATTTCTAAGcgataataataatttcttcCTACGCGAAAATcttaataggtaattaaaaacgtaatgtaggtatattttatacacattttaaacaaataaaGATCAACGTTATACGTACATGCAAAATTCTAAATGCCAGAACACTATTAATACAAAACTAAAACTTCCCTTTTTTAAAGAGCGCGaataaactcaaaaataatgaaattttccattattactcgtattactGTTTTTGGTATAATTATTAGTTTATTACATTacaattttatatcaaaaaaaaaaatctagagaTAAGACTTGACAGACAATTTCTTGCCTATTAAatcttcaatttattcaattttatcaattcatttttttcaatttataaatgaTTAGAGTAGAATTGTGAcagtttgatttttgattcaacTGTTGACTCTTGAGCTATAGTTTCTAATTCGCTATTCAAATTTATATTATGTATCCCATaggttttggtaaaattatactTACAGTGGTACTGGATATGGCGGTGGTGGCGGAGCAACAGGAGGTGGATACCTACAAACGATTGTGATTACTTCGTCGCCATCCATCTCCAAACTCGAATGAAACCTCACAACGATGTTGTTGGTAAAAACACGGGTAGgattctacaaaaaattgaaaaaaaattaaaatagttgGTATGTCATTACATTAATGCGTACTCAACGAAAGTTaatgaaattgcgaaaaaatactgATTGGTTCATTATCAAGGGACATGTAAGgcaataaaataatacataatcgtaattttaattcagctcattcaaaaacaacaacaagaaTAAAAACAATCTGATCGTAAAATCAGAGATAGGCAACTAATATTACAAAccttgataaaattcaaatttgtttccACATTCTACCCCTGTAATTGATGATCAATTGCATATTCGTCGAGTAATTTTAATGCTCATTTCATGTGGGCGAGTTATTTATCAACTCGTACGAGTGccatcaatttcaatttccatttcgTTCTCTTTGTTCTGCGAAGGTTACTTTGTTCGGGAGAAAATTACATTCACATCGTTTACATGAATTTTTACGAGTGATAAAATTCAAGACACATGCAAATTGCAAGTGTTCGCCTTGaagtgtttatttttcatttttaatacaaCGTAACGCCAGAAAAACGTAGGTACAGTATAAGTTTATTTACACAAAAGATAAGAATTTTATAATACAGCTCTTGGATATGTTACCCCAGAATTCTTGGGAAATAAAACGCGGGGTTTGTTACGCTTGTAAAAGTTACGCAGATATGAAAATCTTTGTACCTagctatattttttcaaaacttacgaCACGAGatgtttgtaaatttaaaacaatatgtaattatttttttatgcaagcGAATTCGTagtaaaaatatatttacctGTATGGTTCCACATCCTTTCAAAGGTAAATCTATCCTGGCTGTGATGGTTCCATTTCCACTAATCAAACATGAGCTAGATCTGTCAAAATCTGCGTATACGATTCCATAGAACGGATGCTCGAATTTCAAATCaatctggaaaaaataaatcagtgGCAATTTTCAGGAGAAAGTTAGGAGAGTCAGACTTCGcctaaaatttctccaaaattctgtttttctttatcttttaaaaaaattgtaaaaaaacgctcaaattatctacaatttcaatttatttttttttggccaaaaaatatttAGCCTATTTGAAAACAAACGTTTTAAGTATCCAGTCGATTCTCTTTTCTATTTTCTCGGATTGTTTTTGCATTAACGCGACGACGTATCGTTACCTATGGATTATGCTCATATGGGctggatttttttaaaccgtaaaaaattatgaaaaatgctcatttttggttcaaaacaGCTGACTTCCCTACATTTTTCCCTCCAGAATCGCCACTGAAAGAAATATAATTGAATTAAGCTTCGTTATTCTTATTTAACCTTCACCGTTGCTACTAAGGtataaaataaagtaaaaaaattataatagtTACAGGTGtgctataaaaatgaaattcaacatttatTCCTTCAACTATACAAagtattactctcatagtaaaaaacTGCAACACGCGATACATATTTATGCAAACACGACTGGagatttaaaacttttattttttaataaacttttataagttgaaaattattttttcaaaattttccttatttttttacgaatgCAGCTCGTTTGAGAGTAACAAGCTGTATCGAAAAAAACGTCGTTTCTTATACCCCTAGAGGATTTATTTCGCTTTCGATAAAACATTAATttataaaagtttgaaatattcCATATGCGCCAAAAGTATAACCTCTAAGCTTTCCATTGTAAAACGTCTTTGGTCTAACTTTTTTTGGCATTACCTTTACAatattttggtaagatttttgTTACTCTTTTCTCCCACGAAAatgtgaaaacatttttttttataattttgtacctAAGTACATGTGTCGTGTCTCAAAAAACCGTCacattagagaaaaaaaaactattcctTCCTCGAACATTGTAGCATGAAACATTCAGTAATACTGACGTATTCGTTTCCATTACCTacttttacccaaaaattatcaagtacaaaaaatttgtaaaagagagaatttttattcgattgatTTCAATTCAGTATTCAGCAACACTAAATGAACGAAATTCACCAtgaacaaatatttttcaaaaaacgactATATagtttgttttaatttttaattttctcgtgttttttttttttgcaaaaaattctgtcTTGTAAACAACAAGCCTACGCGTTCGAGTAACAAATGACCTTAGAGCAAATTCACATCACTTTTTTTGCACCAAGTCAACTGAGAAACACGTTAACTCACAAGTAGAATTTGAAAAGTGTAACGTTTGCGGCGAATTTTAAACATAAAAGGACTACCAGACAGGTTGGAAATAATACAAAATTAGTTTAATACATTAGTAAAACGTAAAAGTAATTAAAACGAACGACCGCATCTCAAGGACACGTTTAAAATGCTCCGAAATGCAAATTCATTTAATTAGGCGTGAATATCTAATGTTTTCACCCATTTTCCACAAATCTATATAGCTTGATTAATTTATGCGACAACGAGAAACGATCCAgccaataaaataattaaagcTAAATTTACTACTGTTACCGGCGTTCAAAAGCTTCCAAACTTTGGTATTTATCAGTCAATTAGGCCTTTGAATGTTATTTAGGTGTGTTTCGATATACACAACAGCCAAGTTAAGCTAGATAAAAGACAGCAAGTAGGGTAGATAGACTGATATACCTGCGTATTTTGAgacttctttttttattttgaagataattttttttttatggaacaggatttagtttttcaaaaatttagagcgttgaaactattttttaaatgtttgaaacaACACGTTATTTCAAACAATCGCAACAGTTCAATACTAAATTCTT is from Planococcus citri chromosome 1, ihPlaCitr1.1, whole genome shotgun sequence and encodes:
- the LOC135831745 gene encoding uncharacterized protein LOC135831745 isoform X2, with protein sequence MWCRIILIGFLIGAAVSQSNYDNQANSIEYTGDGLPESTILDGKITKLDDIAPIIFLNRTKAALNCAAGYMQIDLKFEHPFYGIVYADFDRSSSCLISGNGTITARIDLPLKGCGTIQNPTRVFTNNIVVRFHSSLEMDGDEVITIVCRYPPPVAPPPPPYPVPLLPVEHPSEQPLKGFQILLIICGILFLSLVLLGLAGSYYCLRNQRIQVIRRHPVPATGSEITKISDSSLGNLSMYDGLRIPRAHTLITTTASISESEVAIISGADTLPSDYPSESPSTTHSEVEEMDGRSLRRSLSSSGSYENRAYAQESSYFSEQYGHLSEMEVTTGSAIKHRPPPPEPKFNVEMRVKKAPLPPPTPSPPSSDSEGSLILQERNLSTIHERDETVELTERSRMFMYKPEIHTPPKTKSPPIYSEVIRKHDKFDKTEYIEETFDRSTMEENDFHRTELHTEVKEPPLVIQRRPEITSHFVDDVFLRTITEKKTIEDIERHRRQVTEYHAKPPPSPPTKWDVEIRNYPNPNAPSPSGDETATDWESHSENSSIYGIPAVSRSDERYRTQMDLEQQYRSTLDIPMPNPPPQNWDSLVKVLEYSPGETSETKEYRSEQTLSLEDKKKWRKIITTESTLRTMLTEASTREDYESIRKDQRYKKLFDPPKWDVIIRVLTPPDRLFDQRAPGGSNRYRRKSEWDTRSRRSSLPTLYEYDSDASSVRLAEVFAPYTSDPLAHSRRTSRSSLRSDMDVRSMSEIMVDFARQDVPDNMSDGSSYYKPRRYFDKDDEETGSLVRSLSQPSLARSASEFTESWGIRRGNWDIDSPEHSPRSSARFGRNEQSLSSTSYNVQQSSNSQQKRWFREGDN
- the LOC135831745 gene encoding uncharacterized protein LOC135831745 isoform X3; the encoded protein is MDGDEVITIVCRYPPPVAPPPPPYPVPLLPVEHPSEQPLKGFQILLIICGILFLSLVLLGLAGSYYCLRNQRIQVIRRHPVPATGSEITKISDSSLGNLSMYDGLRIPRAHTLITTTASISESEVAIISGADTLPSDYPSESPSTTHSEVEEMDGRSLRRSLSSSGSYENRAYAQESSYFSEQYGHLSEMEVTTGSAIKHRPPPPEPKFNVEMRVKKAPLPPPTPSPPSSDSEGSLILQERNLSTIHERDETVELTERSRMFMYKPEIHTPPKTKSPPIYSEVIRKHDKFDKTEYIEETFDRSTMEENDFHRTELHTEVKEPPLVIQRRPEITSHFVDDVFLRTITEKKTIEDIERHRRQVTEYHAKPPPSPPTKWDVEIRNYPNPNAPSPSGDETATDWESHSENSSIYGIPAVSRSDERYRTQMDLEQQYRSTLDIPMPNPPPQNWDSLVKVLEYSPGETSETKEYRSEQTLSLEDKKKWRKIITTESTLRTMLTEASTREDYESIRKDQRYKKLFDPPKWDVIIRVLTPPDRLFDQRAPGGSNRYRRKSEWDTRSRRSSLPTLYEYDSDASSVRLAEVFAPYTSDPLAHSRRTSRSSLRSDMDVRSMSEIMVDFARQDVPDNMSDGSSYYKPRRYFDKDDEETGSLVRSLSQPSLARSASEFTESWGIRRGNWDIDSPEHSPRSSARFGRNEQSLSSTSYNVQQSSNSQQKRWFREGDN
- the LOC135831745 gene encoding uncharacterized protein LOC135831745 isoform X1 encodes the protein MACLKYGAKMWCRIILIGFLIGAAVSQSNYDNQANSIEYTGDGLPESTILDGKITKLDDIAPIIFLNRTKAALNCAAGYMQIDLKFEHPFYGIVYADFDRSSSCLISGNGTITARIDLPLKGCGTIQNPTRVFTNNIVVRFHSSLEMDGDEVITIVCRYPPPVAPPPPPYPVPLLPVEHPSEQPLKGFQILLIICGILFLSLVLLGLAGSYYCLRNQRIQVIRRHPVPATGSEITKISDSSLGNLSMYDGLRIPRAHTLITTTASISESEVAIISGADTLPSDYPSESPSTTHSEVEEMDGRSLRRSLSSSGSYENRAYAQESSYFSEQYGHLSEMEVTTGSAIKHRPPPPEPKFNVEMRVKKAPLPPPTPSPPSSDSEGSLILQERNLSTIHERDETVELTERSRMFMYKPEIHTPPKTKSPPIYSEVIRKHDKFDKTEYIEETFDRSTMEENDFHRTELHTEVKEPPLVIQRRPEITSHFVDDVFLRTITEKKTIEDIERHRRQVTEYHAKPPPSPPTKWDVEIRNYPNPNAPSPSGDETATDWESHSENSSIYGIPAVSRSDERYRTQMDLEQQYRSTLDIPMPNPPPQNWDSLVKVLEYSPGETSETKEYRSEQTLSLEDKKKWRKIITTESTLRTMLTEASTREDYESIRKDQRYKKLFDPPKWDVIIRVLTPPDRLFDQRAPGGSNRYRRKSEWDTRSRRSSLPTLYEYDSDASSVRLAEVFAPYTSDPLAHSRRTSRSSLRSDMDVRSMSEIMVDFARQDVPDNMSDGSSYYKPRRYFDKDDEETGSLVRSLSQPSLARSASEFTESWGIRRGNWDIDSPEHSPRSSARFGRNEQSLSSTSYNVQQSSNSQQKRWFREGDN